From Desmodus rotundus isolate HL8 chromosome 10, HLdesRot8A.1, whole genome shotgun sequence, one genomic window encodes:
- the DEGS1 gene encoding sphingolipid delta(4)-desaturase DES1 isoform X1, translating to MGNRVSREDFEWVYTDEPHASRRKEILAKYPEIKSLMKPDPSLVWIVVMMVLTQLAALYLVKDLDWKWVLFWAYAFGSCMNHSMTLAIHEVSHNSAFGHYKAMWNRWFGMFANLPIGVPYSISFKRYHMDHHRYLGADGIDVDIPTDFEGWFFCTTFRKFMWVLLQPLFYAFRPLFINPKPITYLEIINTLVQLTFDVIVYYVLGIKSLVYMLAASLLGLGLHPISGHFIAEHYMFLKGHETYSYYGPLNLLTFNVGYHNEHHDFPNVPGKNLPLVRKIAAEYYDNLPHYNSWIKVLYDFVMDDTISPYSRMKRHQKGKVELD from the exons ATGGGGAACCGCGTTTCGCGGGAAGACTTCGAGTGGGTCTACACCGACGAGCCCCACGCCAGTCGGCGCAAGGAGATCCTGG CAAAGTATCCAGAGATAAAATCCTTGATGAAGCCAGACCCCAGCCTGGTGTGGATTGTCGTCATGATGGTTCTCACCCAGCTGGCCGCATTATACTTAGTGAAGGACTTGGACTGGAAGTGGGTCCTGTTTTGGGCATATGCCTTTGGCAGCTGCATGAACCACTCAATGACTCTGGCCATTCATGAGGTTTCCCACAACAGCGCCTTTGGCCACTACAAAGCCATGTGGAACCGCTGGTTTGGAATGTTTGCTAACCTTCCGATTGGCGTCCCATACTCCATCTCCTTTAAGAGGTATCACATGGATCACCATCGCTACCTCGGAGCTGATGGCATCGACGTGGATATACCAACTGATTTCGAAGGCTGGTTCTTCTGTACCACTTTCAGAAAGTTTATGTGGGTTCTTCTTCAGCCCCTCTTTTATGCTTTTCGACCTCTGTTCATCAATCCCAAACCAATTACTTACCTGGAAATTATCAATACTCTGGTCCAGCTCACATTTGACGTGATCGTTTACTATGTTTTGGGAATTAAATCCTTAGTCTACATGTTGGCAGCATCCTTACTTGGTCTAGGTTTGCATCCaatttctggacattttatagCTGAACATTACATGTTCTTAAAGGGACACGAAACTTACTCATATTACGGGCCTCTGAACCTACTTACCTTCAACGTGGGCTACCACAACGAGCACCATGACTTCCCCAACGTTCCTGGGAAAAACCTCCCCCTG GTGAGGAAGATAGCAGCTGAGTACTATGACAACCTGCCTCACTACAATTCCTGGATAAAAGTCCTGTATGACTTTGTGATGGATGACACAATCAGTCCCTATTCGAGAATGAAGAGGCATCAGAAAGGCAAGGTGGAACTGGACTAA
- the DEGS1 gene encoding sphingolipid delta(4)-desaturase DES1 isoform X2, with protein MKPDPSLVWIVVMMVLTQLAALYLVKDLDWKWVLFWAYAFGSCMNHSMTLAIHEVSHNSAFGHYKAMWNRWFGMFANLPIGVPYSISFKRYHMDHHRYLGADGIDVDIPTDFEGWFFCTTFRKFMWVLLQPLFYAFRPLFINPKPITYLEIINTLVQLTFDVIVYYVLGIKSLVYMLAASLLGLGLHPISGHFIAEHYMFLKGHETYSYYGPLNLLTFNVGYHNEHHDFPNVPGKNLPLVRKIAAEYYDNLPHYNSWIKVLYDFVMDDTISPYSRMKRHQKGKVELD; from the exons ATGAAGCCAGACCCCAGCCTGGTGTGGATTGTCGTCATGATGGTTCTCACCCAGCTGGCCGCATTATACTTAGTGAAGGACTTGGACTGGAAGTGGGTCCTGTTTTGGGCATATGCCTTTGGCAGCTGCATGAACCACTCAATGACTCTGGCCATTCATGAGGTTTCCCACAACAGCGCCTTTGGCCACTACAAAGCCATGTGGAACCGCTGGTTTGGAATGTTTGCTAACCTTCCGATTGGCGTCCCATACTCCATCTCCTTTAAGAGGTATCACATGGATCACCATCGCTACCTCGGAGCTGATGGCATCGACGTGGATATACCAACTGATTTCGAAGGCTGGTTCTTCTGTACCACTTTCAGAAAGTTTATGTGGGTTCTTCTTCAGCCCCTCTTTTATGCTTTTCGACCTCTGTTCATCAATCCCAAACCAATTACTTACCTGGAAATTATCAATACTCTGGTCCAGCTCACATTTGACGTGATCGTTTACTATGTTTTGGGAATTAAATCCTTAGTCTACATGTTGGCAGCATCCTTACTTGGTCTAGGTTTGCATCCaatttctggacattttatagCTGAACATTACATGTTCTTAAAGGGACACGAAACTTACTCATATTACGGGCCTCTGAACCTACTTACCTTCAACGTGGGCTACCACAACGAGCACCATGACTTCCCCAACGTTCCTGGGAAAAACCTCCCCCTG GTGAGGAAGATAGCAGCTGAGTACTATGACAACCTGCCTCACTACAATTCCTGGATAAAAGTCCTGTATGACTTTGTGATGGATGACACAATCAGTCCCTATTCGAGAATGAAGAGGCATCAGAAAGGCAAGGTGGAACTGGACTAA